In Francisella salimarina, the genomic window TGTGGGAGAGAAGGATGAAAGTTAGGTTTATAATCACCTTTTTATCAGTTATGTTCTTTGGTTCATCATACGCAACTTTAAAAGAGTGTTATAAAGATGGTGTTGATCAAGAGTATGAAAGAGTCTTAGAATCATGTAAGCCATATCTTAAAACTGATGCTAGAGCTACAGGGCTTTTGGCAGAAGCAAATGTTCAACTTGATATGAGTGATAAAAATGCTTTAGATTATGCTCTTTGGGCTGCTGATTTCTATGAGAAAAATGGTGCCCCAACTGATCCTGAAGGAATTAGGTCTTATTCATATTTGGTATATTTGATTGGTGAGTTATATTTCTTTGGAGCAGATGGTATTGAGGTTGATCAACCTAAAGGGATTGAATATATAACCAAGGCTGCGAATTTGGGCTATGATATTGCACAAAATCAGCTAGGTAACTTATATGTGAGAAATGATAAAGTACCAGGTATGAATGTTGCTAAGGCTTATAAGTGGTATAAGCTTGCTATAGCTAATGGTAGTTTAGAAGCTAGAGGAGCTTATTTAATTAACAATCAGCAAAAATTTATCCAAGAGTATCCATACTGTATGTCTTTGGGTAGAGCTTTTATTGCAGATGCTTATTTAAATGGAACTGGTGGATTACCTAAAAACCCTAACTATGCTATTAAGTGGTATCAGAAGGCATATAACTTAGATCATTCATCTGAAATAGAGGCTGGCCTAGCAGAGGCTTATTATGCAGAGTATAAAAATATTACTCAAGGTAAGCATGCGTTTAAACATGCTGGGATGGCAGAGGCACTTATCGCTAAAGGTGATAAGCAACGAGCGTATAAGTATGCACGTGAAGCTATAACACAGCCATATGCACCAGCATTTGCTATTATGGCGTCATTGACTGACAATAAAGTTGCTAAGTATGCATATCTATCAGAGGCTATTCAGTTATATAATAATCCACTACTAGGTTTTTGGCGTCAGTTTAATCAGTACTGTATGCCAAATCTCTCTGATAAGAGCGGATTAAAGAAAGCCGAGCAGGAGCTAGCTAAAATAAAGCTTACAGCAGAAGAGAAAGAATTAGCTGTTAAAGAGCAGGAGAGTTTAGAGGTATATTGGAATCCAAATGTTCAGTCTAAACAAGAAGGACAAAAGCAAGAATCTTCTGAGGTTCAGCAGCAAGTTAGTGAAAAAACACAAGTAGAGTCAAATTAATCTTAATGAGTATCTCTGTGACTTGAGAAAATGAAAAAGTTCTTCTCAAATAGTTTAATTGTATCTGTATTCTTATTTTTATCGAAATTATTAGGTTTTGTTAGAGACTTATTATTAGCTAGTTTTTTTGGTAGTGGATCAGCTTTACAAGCGTTTTTGGTAGCTTTTAGGTTTCCTGAATTCATGCGCAAGGTTACGTCATCTGGTATTTTGACACAAATAATTAATCCATATTTAAATGGTAGTACTAATGATAGAAACAGAAAGTTTATTATAACTGTACTTTACTTCATAGCTTTATTGTTATTGGTTTTGACTATTGTAGCAATAGTCTTTAGTAATGTTTGGGTGGAAATATATGCATATGGCCTGGTTGATGATAGAAGTGTTTTGAGCTTAGTCAAAAGCATGTTTGTGATCATGATCCCGTACTTGTTGTTCAATGGGATTATGGGAGTGATATCGGCTATCTTAAATAGTTATAGTAAATATCTAATATCGTCAATCCTACCAATTGTACTAAATATTTTAATGATAGTGGGTATAATTATCTCACCAATGTTTAATGTTCCTATCTTTAGTGTTGCTTATGCGGTTCTCTTAGCAGGGATTATCCAAGTTATCATTGGAGGGTATAGTCTTAAAAGACTAATGGGTAAGGTTAAGCTTAATCAAGATGTGTTTTTGGTTAAGGATCTCAGGTCAAGAACATTCTTAAAAAAACTTCCTTCAGCATTTTTCGGAACAGCAATATTACAAATAAATGGATTGATAGAAACATTTTTTGCATCTTTTTTGCTATCTGGAAGCTTGGCGTGGCTATATTATGCAGATAGAGTTAATCAATTCTTATATGGGGTTTTTGGGACAGCTATAGCAACGGTTATGATTCCGTACCTAATTAACTATAAGAGAAACCAGCAGAAATTTTTCCAGACATTAAGCTTTATTATGAGATTTACTTTAATAATAACAGTTCCTGCCGTTATAGGTCTATTTATATTGGCTAAGCCTATCGTTATTTCACTATTTTTCTATGGTAAGTTTAATTTGCAGGATATCGATTTTACTTATCTGGCTTTGCTTGGTTATTTAGTATCATTGTGTTGTTTTGTAATCGTCAGAGTAGTTGTTTCAGCACTTTACATACAGAATAAAACCTCAATAGTTTTTTATATTAGTTTAATATGTCTAATAATTACTATAGTTGCTGATATGCTAGTTGTGAATTTGTTTGCAAAAGATGATCATGCATTTTTGTATTTAGCGTTGGTAAGTTCCTCTGTTGCATTAATCAATTTGGTTATTCAGATGTGGGTGCTTTGTGATTTTAATATTAGATTATTTGTTGATAGTTATTTAGATTTGATGACAATTTTTAGGATAACAATTGCTAGTATATGTATGGTTTTAGTATTAAAATCATTTAATCTAAGTGATAGTTATTGGATTACTTTATCAATGTTTGATAGACTCAAAAGTATAGCTCTAATAGTGTCTAGTGGTATAATTGCTTATTCTGTAGTTATGATAGTACTGGGAGGTTTTAGATCTTTGAAAGATTTAAAACAGTAATAGTTTTATCAAACTATCAGGACAAATTTATTTAGGATAAAAATGTACGATTTCAAAAAAATAAATAATCTTAGGGGAATAGAAAGAGAAACTTTGAGAATCACTTGTAGTGGAGTGCTTGCTGATTCGTGCCACCCGTATGCTCTTGGGCATAAACTAACTAATAGTAGTATAACTGTTGATTTTTCGGAGAATCTTCTTGAGTTGATTACTAAACCTCATGAGAGTATAGAAAGTACTTTTTGTGAGCTATATGACCTTTCAGCTTTCACATTAGCGAATATGGCAGATAATGAGATTATACTTAATACTAGTATGCCTCTTTCAGCTGATGAAAGTGAAATAGAAGAGGCTGATTTTGGTAGTTCGAACTCTGGACAGATGAAGAGAGTTTATCGCAAGGGATTGTCTGTTCGATATGGTAAGATTATGCAAATAATCTCAGGCATACACTATAATTTCTCTTTTGATAGAAAGCTGATAGAAAATATTGCTAGTGATAAGCAAAGTTCAGTTTCTGATGTTTATTTTGATGTTCTTAATAAATATTTTGAATTTATGTGGTTATTACCATATCTATTTGGAGCTAGTCCAATATGTGCTAAGACTTCTGTTAAAAATAAGCCTAACTACTTGTCAGATTTAGATGATGAGTTTTTTGTTGGCAAATATGCTACAAGCTTGAGAATGAGTGATCTTGGTTATACGAGTCCAGCACAAAAGGATCTGGCTATATCATATAATGATGTTAAATCTTATGTTAAAGATTTGATACATGCGACTGATGATATTTTTGATGATTATAGAAATTTGGGTTTATATGATGCTGAAGGTCAAAGAGTGCAACTAAACGAGAGTATTTTACAGATAGAAAATGAGTACTACAGTGCGATTAGACCTAAGCAGATAGCTAAAAGGTGTGAAAGACCTGCATGTGCATTATATAACCGAGGTGTAGAGTATATTGAGGTTAGAGTTCTTGATGTTGACCCTTTTACTCCAGTTGGAATAAGTAAAAATACAGCTCTTTTCGTTGAAGCAATGTTGATGACTTGTTTGGAGGAAGGCGCAGTAAGATATAGTAAAGAACAAATCAAGCAGGCTAAGCAAAATTTGACTGCTGTGGCAATACAGGGTCGTAATCCACAGCTTAAGCTAAAAAAACTAGGTGATGCTAGAGAAGTCTTATTGAAGGATTATGCATTAGAGTTGTTTGATAAGATTGAAGCAACAGCAGAAAAGATGTCATCTGAGTATCTTGAAGCAGTATATCTAGAAAAACAAAAGATTTTGGATATTAATAAAACACCATCTTCTAAAATAGTTAAGATTGCAGAGGAGCAAGGATATAAAAATTTTGCGTTAAAGGTGTCTCAAAAAGCCTCTGAAGAGTTCAGAGGCTATGCGCTATCAGCAGATGTTGAGTCTGAACTACAAAGTCAAGTTTCTCAGTCTGAAGTCGCAGAGAA contains:
- a CDS encoding tetratricopeptide repeat protein, yielding MKVRFIITFLSVMFFGSSYATLKECYKDGVDQEYERVLESCKPYLKTDARATGLLAEANVQLDMSDKNALDYALWAADFYEKNGAPTDPEGIRSYSYLVYLIGELYFFGADGIEVDQPKGIEYITKAANLGYDIAQNQLGNLYVRNDKVPGMNVAKAYKWYKLAIANGSLEARGAYLINNQQKFIQEYPYCMSLGRAFIADAYLNGTGGLPKNPNYAIKWYQKAYNLDHSSEIEAGLAEAYYAEYKNITQGKHAFKHAGMAEALIAKGDKQRAYKYAREAITQPYAPAFAIMASLTDNKVAKYAYLSEAIQLYNNPLLGFWRQFNQYCMPNLSDKSGLKKAEQELAKIKLTAEEKELAVKEQESLEVYWNPNVQSKQEGQKQESSEVQQQVSEKTQVESN
- the murJ gene encoding murein biosynthesis integral membrane protein MurJ, yielding MKKFFSNSLIVSVFLFLSKLLGFVRDLLLASFFGSGSALQAFLVAFRFPEFMRKVTSSGILTQIINPYLNGSTNDRNRKFIITVLYFIALLLLVLTIVAIVFSNVWVEIYAYGLVDDRSVLSLVKSMFVIMIPYLLFNGIMGVISAILNSYSKYLISSILPIVLNILMIVGIIISPMFNVPIFSVAYAVLLAGIIQVIIGGYSLKRLMGKVKLNQDVFLVKDLRSRTFLKKLPSAFFGTAILQINGLIETFFASFLLSGSLAWLYYADRVNQFLYGVFGTAIATVMIPYLINYKRNQQKFFQTLSFIMRFTLIITVPAVIGLFILAKPIVISLFFYGKFNLQDIDFTYLALLGYLVSLCCFVIVRVVVSALYIQNKTSIVFYISLICLIITIVADMLVVNLFAKDDHAFLYLALVSSSVALINLVIQMWVLCDFNIRLFVDSYLDLMTIFRITIASICMVLVLKSFNLSDSYWITLSMFDRLKSIALIVSSGIIAYSVVMIVLGGFRSLKDLKQ
- the gshA gene encoding glutamate--cysteine ligase; this translates as MYDFKKINNLRGIERETLRITCSGVLADSCHPYALGHKLTNSSITVDFSENLLELITKPHESIESTFCELYDLSAFTLANMADNEIILNTSMPLSADESEIEEADFGSSNSGQMKRVYRKGLSVRYGKIMQIISGIHYNFSFDRKLIENIASDKQSSVSDVYFDVLNKYFEFMWLLPYLFGASPICAKTSVKNKPNYLSDLDDEFFVGKYATSLRMSDLGYTSPAQKDLAISYNDVKSYVKDLIHATDDIFDDYRNLGLYDAEGQRVQLNESILQIENEYYSAIRPKQIAKRCERPACALYNRGVEYIEVRVLDVDPFTPVGISKNTALFVEAMLMTCLEEGAVRYSKEQIKQAKQNLTAVAIQGRNPQLKLKKLGDAREVLLKDYALELFDKIEATAEKMSSEYLEAVYLEKQKILDINKTPSSKIVKIAEEQGYKNFALKVSQKASEEFRGYALSADVESELQSQVSQSEVAEKELVANDSISLDEYINRYYESSKGCC